From the genome of Spinacia oleracea cultivar Varoflay chromosome 2, BTI_SOV_V1, whole genome shotgun sequence, one region includes:
- the LOC110797725 gene encoding uncharacterized protein: MGFIGFSGWDADENCGGLFLAWSSRVDISIIFVDANVIFCNVTSISNISYYIMFVYGCPYINGRAQVWSTIQNLLLNNKGNTLLMGDINQVDHLSQKLGGRQSIRGMADFIEWRIECGLSELPFQGVRYTWTNNREGEGTIFERLDRAYGCPNWRLQFPDACVTNLPIFLSDHGPIMIDMAPVKDRKNTPYKLEAWCLFKEDINELINSSWGMVYQGSSLFSIQRRLELIVNKARKWCLNYRQQTGITWNNFEDELTSLQTNIYDSASAREAVIKSKSIKDKAEQQWWYWKQRAKSKWDAYGDQSSSFFYKSVKCRSGRNTIKAIQNEEGSWVTDGRDIKHEFHSFFSNLFAGTSEDLTDHTDLQDVWLEGLPSLSGAHIQLLNKPFLKEEIKVAAFSSKPLKSPGPDGVPPIFFQKYWEIVGNDICKGVNAFFNGGRMLRETNNTFIALIPKEPRPQGVGQYRPISLCNSLYKIISKCMVNRIKTILPDLVGETQNAFVPGRMLADNCFIAHELVNSVKSRKKGGRFEGILKVDLSKAYDRVSWRFLMKIIAKMGFPDQWATWIYQCISTVTYSVLVNGEPTKKIVSGKGLRQGDPLSPYLFILLMETLSQGIKRLEVEGELQGIKVARNAPAVSHLFFADDALFCFKETPNSCKAVRKCIDEFCMVSGEMINFDKSSILFSPNTPPRFKRLLRRPLGVQVSAEMGSYLGCPMDVNGRSSHRFMGILEKINCKISSWKFSHLSAPGKLILINGVMLAMASHILAIYMCPSHILKKITSALTKFWWASSASKKPVYWRRKEVLYAHKWEGGLGMKDVGKLNQALLARQGLRMHTKPHLLVSRVFNGKYGTDPIQLGADNKTPYNCSWGARSLVRAAHSMRKGLKVQIGNGKRTSIDQHIWVTDHVIHKRQLVADWLQTDAKVSNLMTSDRRWNAGIVWRSFSATDAEAILAIHIPSVDTEDKFCWSKTKSGVYSFKSGYWFLMNDSQIGPLRHTNFWRALWHSKLLPIWKHFLWKIMQNILPTMENLQKRGIITSKLCPLCNNYQETQDHLLRSCDISQRIWRSSPLGIVACNSTNITIQQWITNFFMLFVRQDGDDSRRLITFTTTLWSIWLHRNEILFRGMSANVEGVLHGAQSHVQRWEKAMQMQQDSKMAQAANFGSHHIQPPAIFRKGRCMTGDFISIVVDASWKTRKRGSNNQWSAAIGWEEETDCVPRVKGA; encoded by the coding sequence ATGGGTTTCATAGGTTTTTCGGGTTGGGATGCTGATGAAAATTGTGGAGGCCTTTTCCTAGCTTGGTCTAGTCGGGTAGATATTAGTATCATTTTCGTAGATGCAAATGTTATCTTCTGTAATGTCACTTCGATTAGTAATATTAGCTACTATATCATGTTTGTTTATGGCTGCCCGTACATCAATGGTCGAGCACAAGTTTGGTCGACGATCCAAAACCTACTCTTAAACAACAAAGGGAACACCCTCCTCATGGGGGACATTAACCAAGTTGATCACCTCTCCCAAAAGCTTGGAGGGAGGCAAAGCATAAGGGGAATGGCAGATTTTATAGAATGGAGAATAGAATGTGGGCTATCTGAACTGCCTTTCCAGGGAGTTCGGTACACTTGGACGAATAATAGAGAAGGGGAGGGTACCATTTTTGAAAGATTAGACAGAGCTTATGGTTGCCCTAATTGGAGATTACAATTTCCCGATGCCTGCGTCACTAACCTCCCAATCTTCCTTTCGGATCATGGCCCAATCATGATTGATATGGCGCCAGTTAAAGACCGAAAAAACACACCATATAAGTTGGAGGCATGGTGCCTGTTCAAAGAGGACATTAATGAATTGATAAACTCTTCATGGGGTATGGTGTATCAAGGTTCTAGTTTGTTTTCTATCCAAAGAAGACTAGAGCTAATTGTCAACAAGGCAAGGAAATGGTGCCTTAACTACCGCCAACAGACGGGGATCACTTGGAACAACTTCGAAGACGAACTCACTTCTCTCCAAACTAATATTTATGATTCAGCAAGTGCAAGAGAAGCAGTCATCAAGAGTAAGTCTATCAAGGATAAAGCGGAACAACAATGGTGGTATTGGAAGCAAAGAGCAAAGTCCAAGTGGGATGCGTATGGCGATCAATCGTCATCTTTCTTTTACAAGAGTGTTAAGTGCCGTAGTGGAAGAAATACAATCAAAGCAATCCAGAATGAGGAAGGAAGCTGGGTAACTGATGGACGTGATATAAAGCATGAATTCCACTCTTTTTTCTCTAATTTATTCGCAGGTACCTCTGAAGACCTTACAGACCATACGGATTTGCAAGATGTTTGGCTTGAAGGGCTTCCTAGCCTATCTGGTGCCCACATTCAGTTGCTCAATAAGCCATTCTTAAAGGAGGAGATAAAGGTTGCAGCTTTCAGTTCTAAGCCGCTTAAGTCCCCAGGGCCCGATGGTGTACCGCCCATTTTCTTCCAAAAATATTGGGAGATAGTGGGCAATGATATCTGCAAGGGGGTCAATGCGTTCTTCAATGGTGGCCGCATGCTAAGGGAAACAAATAACACTTTCATTGCCCTAATTCCAAAAGAGCCTCGACCTCAGGGTGTTGGTCAATATAGGCCGATAAGCCTGTGTAACTCTCTATACAAAATCATCTCCAAGTGCATGGTCAACagaatcaaaacaatattaCCAGACTTGGTGGGAGAAACTCAAAACGCTTTTGTCCCGGGAAGAATGTTAGCCGATAATTGTTTCATTGCTCATGAGTTGGTTAATAGTGTTAAAAGTCGAAAAAAGGGTGGAAGGTTCGAAGGCATCCTAAAGGTTGAtcttagtaaagcatatgataGGGTTAGTTGGAGGTTCCTCATGAAGATTATCGCAAAGATGGGTTTCCCGGATCAATGGGCTACATGGATTTATCAATGTATTTCTACGGTGACATATTCGGTTTTGGTAAACGGGGAACCAACAAAGAAAATCGTGTCAGGAAAAGGGCTCCGCCAGGGTGACCCTCTTTCCCCTTACCTGTTTATCCTGCTCATGGAAACTCTTTCGCAAGGCATAAAAAGATTAGAAGTGGAGGGGGAACTCCAAGGTATAAAAGTGGCGCGTAATGCTCCGGCAGTGAGCCATTTATTTTTTGCGGACGACGCCCTCTTTTGCTTCAAAGAAACCCCGAATTCTTGCAAGGCCGTAAGAAAATGCATTGACGAGTTCTGCATGGTGTCGGGGGAGATGATTAATTTTGATAAATCATCAATTCTTTTCAGCCCTAATACTCCCCCTAGATTTAAGAGGTTGCTGAGAAGACCTTTAGGCGTGCAAGTTTCGGCAGAAATGGGCTCCTACTTAGGGTGTCCAATGGACGTTAATGGACGGTCTTCGCACAGATTCATGGGCATACTAGAAAAGATAAATTGCAAAATCTCTTCCTGGAAGTTTTCCCACCTTTCCGCCCCAGgtaagcttattctaattaatggTGTTATGTTGGCGATGGCTTCTCATATACTGGCTATATATATGTGCCCTTCACATATTTTAAAGAAGATCACTTCAGCCCTCACTAAGTTCTGGTGGGCCTCTTCTGCTTCTAAAAAGCCCGTTTATTGGCGGCGGAAGGAGGTCCTTTATGCGCATAAATGGGAAGGAGGGCTAGGGATGAAGGATGTGGGGAAATTGAATCAAGCGCTTCTTGCTCGCCAGGGATTGAGAATGCATACTAAGCCCCACTTGTTGGTTAGTCGTGTTTTTAATGGCAAGTACGGTACCGACCCCATTCAACTAGGTGCAGATAATAAAACACCTTACAACTGCTCGTGGGGGGCTAGAAGCCTTGTAAGAGCTGCTCACTCTATGCGGAAGGGTCTGAAGGTACAAATCGGGAATGGGAAGCGCACTAGTATCGACCAACACATTTGGGTGACAGATCATGTGATACACAAGAGACAGCTTGTTGCAGATTGGCTTCAAACGGATGCAAAGGTTTCAAACTTAATGACTTCAGATAGGAGATGGAACGCGGGCATTGTTTGGAGATCTTTCTCGGCCACGGATGCTGAAGCTATCCTAGCCATCCACATCCCTTCTGTGGATACGGAGGATAAATTCTGTTGGTCGAAAACTAAGAGCGGAGTGTACTCATTCAAGTCTGGCTACTGGTTCCTTATGAATGACTCTCAAATTGGTCCCTTACGCCACACAAATTTTTGGAGGGCTTTGTGGCATAGCAAGTTATTACCAATATGGAAACACTTCCTATGGAAAATAATGCAAAATATCCTGCCAACAATGGAGAACCTTCAGAAGAGAGGGATAATCACCTCGAAGCTTTGTCCTCTTTGCAACAATTACCAAGAAACTCAAGACCATTTGCTGAGGTCTTGCGATATATCACAAAGAATTTGGAGAAGTAGCCCTTTAGGCATTGTTGCGTGCAACTCGACTAACATCACAATCCAACAATGGATCACGAATTTTTTCATGTTATTTGTTCGACAGGATGGAGATGATTCAAGGAGGTTGATTACATTTACAACAACATTGTGGTCTATATGGCTACATAGAAATGAGATATTGTTCAGAGGCATGAGTGCTAATGTGGAAGGAGTTCTTCATGGTGCACAGTCACATGTCCAGAGATGGGAGAAAGCAATGCAGATGCAGCAAGACTCGAAGATGGCCCAAGCTGCAAATTTTGGTTCACACCATATACAACCACCTGCTATTTTTAGGAAAGGACGTTGCATGACAGGGGACTTCATCTCCATAGTTGTGGATGCCTCGTGGAAGACTAGAAAAAGGGGATCGAATAATCAATGGAGTGCTGCGATTGGCTGGGAGGAGGAGACGGATTGTGTTCCGCGAGTCAAGGGGGCTTAA